In Clostridium sp. DL-VIII, the following proteins share a genomic window:
- a CDS encoding PPC domain-containing DNA-binding protein: MKFRKINSDYVIKMDKGDDLVKEITKLCESENIRGGYFTGIGAISSVKLGWFNPKEKVYETKDIEEYLEITSLVGNVGRLSNGDVLVHNHITLSDRNFNIVGGHLFEGKISLAAEIFLRDLGEELEKSQDPEFHLNFLKL; the protein is encoded by the coding sequence ATGAAATTCAGAAAAATAAATTCCGATTATGTAATAAAGATGGATAAAGGCGATGATTTAGTTAAGGAAATTACTAAATTATGTGAAAGTGAAAACATTAGAGGTGGATATTTCACAGGAATTGGAGCAATTTCTAGTGTTAAATTAGGATGGTTTAACCCAAAAGAAAAAGTATATGAAACTAAAGATATTGAGGAATATTTAGAAATAACAAGTCTTGTGGGGAATGTTGGGAGATTATCAAACGGTGATGTTCTTGTTCATAATCATATAACATTATCAGATAGAAACTTTAATATTGTAGGTGGTCATTTATTTGAAGGGAAAATATCTCTAGCTGCGGAAATATTTCTTAGGGACTTAGGAGAAGAATTAGAAAAATCTCAAGATCCAGAATTTCACCTTAACTTCTTAAAACTATAA
- a CDS encoding LysR family transcriptional regulator, whose product MDLKQLEYMVKIAEEKNITKAAEKLFITQSALNQQLLKLEKELGASLFYRSRTNWHLTEVGEIYISAAKEILGLKKETYNKISDLINLKNTHLSIGLTPERGISMFASVYPEFHKLHPNVIVEPMELSVKEQEVMINCRELDLGFLTLSDDIQKTDFSYKYILNENIIVALPSCHPLAESGSRYGDFLNEIDLKLLKDDEFVLISKSSTIRDAVNPLFQAAGFTPNVLFETKSCQTLINMVEKNLCCTILPEHYAIDSNNIAYFSLPQKPQLRIVAVHKKGVYLSKATEDFIKLASIYWNTLRKNFNLIQI is encoded by the coding sequence ATGGATTTGAAACAACTTGAGTATATGGTTAAAATTGCAGAAGAAAAAAATATAACAAAAGCAGCTGAAAAACTCTTCATTACGCAATCAGCATTGAACCAACAGTTGTTAAAATTAGAAAAAGAATTAGGTGCTTCCTTATTCTATCGTTCTAGAACTAATTGGCATTTAACTGAAGTTGGTGAAATATACATATCTGCTGCCAAAGAAATTCTTGGTTTAAAAAAAGAAACATATAACAAAATCAGTGACTTAATTAATCTAAAAAATACTCATTTGTCCATAGGTTTAACTCCTGAAAGAGGAATATCTATGTTTGCATCAGTTTATCCTGAATTTCATAAATTGCACCCAAATGTTATTGTTGAACCAATGGAACTTAGCGTGAAAGAACAAGAGGTTATGATTAATTGCAGGGAATTAGATTTAGGATTTTTAACCTTATCAGATGATATTCAAAAGACTGATTTCTCATATAAATATATTTTAAATGAAAACATTATAGTTGCTCTTCCTTCTTGTCATCCTCTAGCTGAAAGTGGAAGCAGATATGGTGATTTTCTTAATGAGATTGACTTAAAATTATTAAAAGATGATGAATTTGTATTGATTTCAAAGAGCAGCACAATCCGTGATGCTGTAAATCCATTATTTCAAGCTGCTGGCTTTACCCCTAATGTATTATTTGAAACAAAAAGTTGTCAAACTTTAATTAATATGGTTGAAAAAAATTTGTGCTGCACCATATTACCAGAACATTATGCTATAGATTCCAATAATATTGCGTACTTCTCTCTGCCACAAAAACCACAATTAAGAATTGTTGCCGTACACAAAAAAGGTGTCTACTTAAGTAAAGCTACAGAAGATTTTATCAAACTTGCTTCGATTTATTGGAATACTTTAAGAAAAAATTTCAATCTTATTCAAATTTAA